The nucleotide window gcatggcaatgagaacacagggaaccattaaaacagaggtagcatatgatgaaccagccaaaaacttttcctgacacagcatggcggtgaataCAAAGAGaatcattaaaaacagaggtagcatatcatgaacaaccccaaaatttagcctgaaacagcatgggggtgaggacagagtgaccaagatagaagcggtagccagtgagcctcccaaaaattaggccagacagagCAAGGcagggagcacacagagaaccattaaaagtgagtgaggaagctagtgagcctcccaaaatattggagtgaggccaggagctgggatttatagtggacatgaacctaggtgctgacagctaactggctaggccagctgtcagtcaccatcaagggtacacctgatgccgatcgaccggggTGGTGAGGCCGTGGCCacggctaaacaaaaaaaaaagataacactgcTGATTGGTTGCTGGAGACGCGTTCGGCAGGCCCgtagcaaccagtcccgctcctctgcagacgtagtgacgtcagagcattgcagtcaggacacagagaaccattaaaagtgagtgaggaagaaagtgagcctccaaaaaattaggccagacacagcatggcagtgagcacacagagaaccattaaaagtgagttaggaagcaagtgagcctcccaaaaaattggagtgaggccaggggcaggGATTTATAGTGGTCACAAACCTAGGTGCTTAcaactaactggctaggccagctgtcagtcaccatcaaggcggaagaagacttggctgttggcagagaattgaaggaggaggaggagcggagataccaagaatcttcatgttgagctgctttccccgggtggacagttgaattcaggtgaaatccaggctttgttcatttttataaacgtcagcctgttagcgctgtcagttgacaggtgggtgcgcttatcagtgatgatggcaccagctgcactgaagacacgctctgacaacacgctagcggcagtatctggaaatatactagtggtcccaaaagtttttggggggctgtgggatacaatctgttggtggttgcacctatatacactctgtgacaccccctttacactctgcaagcagtagtgaacttggatatgccttgtgtaagaaatttagaaaatatagtagagggcccaataaaatagtacactgagcacttcttaggggtgtgtatgcaacatctaatgccccctttctgccagcagccggtcaccacagtgtgctggagaaatcgtggtagctgcactgcaagtcccagccagcagtctgtagtaatagtattaaaaaatgcttttaagtCCTGAAatggtctgtttgtttgtattgctggtatataccctgcctactggaaggctatatcctacactgacactctccctgaccagcagcagctctgtccctgatctctcacagcattgAGCACTGCTggctgcgctttttatatggcggggtcatctgatctgaccaaccaatcgctgctatcgacatgtatgggtcccacgtgatcgcaggatgtaccaaagagtctcctgcatgtttattggctgagaaatagcgcccaaactgacaggaaatggatgatgagattttcttgagtattgcgagatgctcgtccgagtaacaagtaccatcgagtaccctaatactcgagtaccctaatactcggaccagcatgctcgctcatcactaataactaGAAATCAGAATCATTAGATATTTGCATCTCTGACTGGCTGCACCTGCACAGCTTCAACCAGCCGTAGTGCCTTATATTCCTAGAATAATCCCTAAAAATGGAAGAGGCTATGAAGTAGGTCTCTAGCTGGATATCCAGAACCAATCTCTACTTTTGTATTATTATCTTCATCTTCTTCCTCAGTGACTTTAGCTCCTAGCACACAACTTGGCTCGCCATCTCCTACTTCACTGGTGTcagtcaaactccggccctccagctgttgcaaaactacaattaccatcatgcctggacagccaaagctttagctgtctgacGATAATCTTCACACTCCCCTGCATTGGTCTCAGTGTGACGTCTCTTCTGGGACATGTGTGGAAGATGAGACTTGAGACAATAATTCTTCGAGTGATCGTAGAGCTGACTTTCAACCTCATCATGACCGCTATCATATCTACAACATCCAACATGCCATTGACAATAGTGGCTGTCTTATGGTTCTTTGTCATGGGTTTTCCCACAGTTCagtcatttattttaataatgggAAGGCCCAGACTAAGAAGTCGACTGCTTGGCCATGGAAAACATTCTACTATGTGAAATATGTAATTTGTAGCGTTGTATTAGATTTACTTCTCCCTTGATCATGATGACtagctgtggatggatacctgactTTTGTATTTCTCTTGTCAGACTTGTAAGGGCCACTTCATTTTGTGGCTTTGGTGGTCTctgtacaggagccatccctctGCTAGGTCCtgccctggagggatatctggatagCCATGTTttccgagactcttaaatgaggagCCACTGATTCTTTTTTGCATACTTGCACTTCTCCATTATGACAGAAGAAATTATTAGAATAAGATAGTTTGTACTTTGAGGATCTATTAGGAGTCATGCACCATCTTATGagaattttttaagatttttttgtaaagaatttaggacattttttaaatgttatagAATTAACAAAAATCCCTGCCCCCATTCACCCTGCTGGATTTACTTAAATCACACTTCTCAAATTCGGTGTGACCTGTGATGGTTCCACAACAGgctcagagcaggtgtagatatcTGCCGTGATTACACCACACCTCCTTCCCGTCTTGCCGTGCTCACCTACCTGCATGGTTTGCGCAAACAACTGTGCCTTTCCCCGGGTGTACATAAACAAGGCAATTTATAAGTCTCCACTTATGTGTTACTTCAATCAGCTATGTCTCGAGTAACAGGAACACATGGCTAAcaactgggaaatgtcacagatTAAGTAAATGTAAAAAAGAATTCTCAAAaatggcaggagtgtatacaagGAAGACAATTCTCAGTTTTACCTGCCCCTTATTTATTCCCTTTTACCTTCAGGACACCTATGGACACCTTAAGGACACCCAAAGAGTTTTATACTAAATGGGCGAGTGGTGCTTCAACCTTCTTTGCCTTCCCTGTCCGACACCCCCAGGCTTTCCATAAACATCAGATCTTGCGGAGAAAGAAGGAGACTTGTCCTATCCACCATGATGTAGACCTTGTCTTTTCGCTCCTATAGATCTTGGCTCTCTGCTTCCATTATTTTACATGCTTCATAAGCTGGATAGTCAAGAGACATTACGTAGGCAAAACACAACTAGAAGGCAGAGACTAGATATTTGCATCTTCCACCCTCTGCGTCTGCACAGCTTCTTCCCCTATGAGCTACGACCAGCCACACAGTCTCATCTCCTACAAACAGCCCTCATCATGGTTGAGGTTCTGGAAGTCATCTTCCTGGTCTATCTGGTGATCAGCTGGATATCCGGGACCATTCTCAATTCATGGATTGGCATCATTTACCTCCAGGACTGGAGAAGACACAGAAGTGCTGGTATTTGTGACCAGATCACTTTCATCATGTCCTCCATTAATGTGGTGCTACAGTTCACCCTCACCATGGATGGGATGTTCCAGGTCTTCAGACTTTATTCTAAACTCTCTAAAGATTATTACATATGTGTTAGTATCTTTATGTTCTTCCTCTGTGACATTAGTTCCTGGCACACCACTTGGCTGGCCATCTCCTACTTCCTAAGACTGGTCAGTGTGTCTCATCCTTTCTTTCTTCGGCTGAGGTCCTGTTTCCCATCCTCAGCCTTGCCCTTACTCCTCGCTTCTGTCCTGGGCTCCTTCCTCATTaatcttcctttttttttcacaacTCATGTTGCATTACTGGACTTTCCTACCAACGAGTCCTACACATCTATGTACACACAGAAGTACCACCCATCCAGCATCCTCCTTCACGTTGTATTTAGCTGCTGTCTGCCCATAATCTTCACTCTCCCCTGCATTGGTCTCAGTGTGAAGTCTCTTCTGGGTCATGTGTGGAAGATGAGACAGAGCTCCTCTCAGTACAGCTTCTCTCCTCAGCTCCAGGCTCTGGTTCAGGCGGCTGGGACAATGATTCTTCGAGTGGTCACAGAACTGACCTTCAACCTCATCATGACCGCTATCATATCTATGTCATACGAAATGCCATTGACGATAGTGGCCATCCTATGGTTCCTGGTTATGATTTTTCCCACAGTTCAGTCTATTATTTTAATAATGGGAAGCCCCAGACTAAGAAGCCGACTGCTCGGACATGGAGAACCCTCTACAATGTGAATTACATTATTGATAGCTTTACATTGGAGATCAGGATCTCCACCATTCATGTTCCTTTCCCTCCAGAGTATAAGAAAGTCTCTGTAATAAAGCAGATATCTCTCTTATAATAAACCAGACACCCTGGTAAGATGATATAATATGTTCACTCTGCCCATCCCTCGCCTTCCAAGACATTACGacatggcgctgaccttctaacaTTGCTTACATTGCTCGGCCTATGAGCTTTGGTGAAGGGATGCCCTCCTTACAGTAACATCTATACTGCTTGTCATCTTTTAATAAATAAGATCTGCTTTCAACCTACAAGGTGTCAGTGTGATTCCTCTGTGCACAAGAaatactttaaagggattatccagcgctacaaaaacatggccactttccccctactgttgtctccagatcaggtgcagtttgcaattaaactccatttacttcaatggagccgagtttcaaaaccccacccaatctggagacaacagtaggggcaaagtggccatgtttttgtagcgctggataacccctttaaggctgggttcacactacatatatttcagtcagtattgtggtcctcatattgcaaccaaaaccagaagtggattaaaaaaaacacagaaaggctctggtcacacaatgttcaaattgagtggatggccgccatataacggtaaagaactgccattatttcaatacaacggccgttgttttaaaataacagcaaatatttgccattatatggcggccatccactcaatttcaacattgtgtgaacagatcctttctgtgtttttaatccactcctggttttggttgcaatactgactgaaatatacgtagtgtgaacatagcctaagcttgTAATTTGGAGCAGACATTTAACCTAAAGGCCCCCAAGGCATCCAAAACACCGGAAATGCACCAGAGACGCAAGGAGGCATTACATCCCTCACACTTCAGGGGCTCAGGAACAACACTTGGCACCATAGAATAGAAGCattcttctactgtatgttctagAAGCAAAGACAGATATATGAAGGGTACAATGGGGGACACTTACTAGGGAGTCTAATGTGTGGGACTCCTTAGTATTGTCCAGATGgcggcctgcaccagtttgtgcaaaaaagttgcaaatgataaattgggagcTAATTAGTgctgagcgagcatgctggtccgagcttggtactggatcgagtattagggtactcgatggtactcgttactcggacgaacatctcgcgatactcgaggaaatctcatcatccgtttcctgtaagtttgggcgctttttcgcagccaataaacatgcaggagactctttggtacatcctgcgatgacgtgggacccatacatgtcgatagcagcgattggttggccagatcagatgaccctgccatataaaactgggcgggggcagtgctggcttcagacgcatgctgtgagagatcagggagagagctgctgctggtcagggagagtgtcagtgtaggatatagccttccagtaggcagggtatatactagcaatacaaacacacagaccttttcagggcttaaaagcttttattaatactattactacagactgctggctgggagttgtagtgctgctaccgcgatttaaccagcacactgtggtgaccggctgctggcagaaagggggcattaggtgttgcatacacacccctaagaagtgctcagtgtactactttttgattttggggctggtggtcctggtgtactacattGTTTAGCTGGGATTTgtggtacacctgcatagaacgtCACTGCTCATTGgtcgggggtatcacagcgtgtatctaggtccagccactaccagattgtaccgtacagccccgcCAAAACTCGTTGGTActatactgtattgctgggatttgtagtacacctgcatagcgcttcactgctcattgtaatggggtgtcacagagtatctataggtgcagccacttccagattgtactgtacagcctccccaaaactagtgggagcacaagtatttttcctgatttctgtatttcatacacaaggcctatctaagttccatactgtgcagtgtccataaaatggtgacccccaggggtaagggtcaaggacgagggcgtgggcttccaagtgatgccgttgccggaggccgtggttcagggcagggtgacacagcagcacctgttgaggtaGCAGtggcccaacttacggggtctcatggtagaccgatattgaaaccgcagcagtgtgaacaggtgatgacgtggatagcggataatgtgtccagtaacttatccaccacccagtcttccacacagtccgcccacgctacccaagggagtggaacccttgctccattagctccgcctcctcccccacagcctggcccctccatccaccaccaccaccaccatgctcccaggcacccttttctggacccttccctgagtctgagcaaccggagcagtcgatctgtcctgatgcccaaactatgcagctcaggcagtcagtgggtgatgagagtggggacttgcaagcggggttggaagaggtgtctgatgatgacgatgagacccggttgtcagacagtgaggttgttgtcatggatgtaactcaaagtgaggaggagagtgaggaaatggagttgacaataatgacgtttaggatacacaccgccacaggtAATAGTTTGTtactgctgtttgtgccttaaaggggagggtaactatcacttcatagaacgattgacgtgactataactttcatattgacatgtcacttgGGTATATGAACCGGCACTCCAGCACTGTGATGGCGCGGTGCTCGTGGCAAACAATGAACCAAATAAATGAATAGGTCCCGGCACTCAATCTTGTAAATTGCTTCTTTAAGGCTTTATTTAACATAAATGCAGACGCTGCACGCGTTGTGACCCTCCGGTCTTTCTCAACAGCATAAAGTAAAtggtcatagttacatagttataacaAAGAAAAACATGTGATCCACAATTAGCTGACGTCATTACAAAACACATGTTATGTTAACTCATTCATTGCTGAAAAAATCCAATTGGATTGAATAGTTAACATAACATGTGTTTTGTAATGACGTCAGCTAATTGTGGATCACATGCTTTTCTTtgttataactatgtaactatgaccaTTTACTTTATGCTGTTGAGAAAGACCGGAGGGTCGCAACGCGTGCAGCGTCTGCATTTATGTTAAATAAAGCCTTAAAGAAGCAATTTACAAGAGTGAGTGTCGGGACCTTTTCATATTGACCTGTCAGCCTCCTTACctccaacagttgccaaaatagggcagaggtggtccggtcgtcacctttttgtttctgtttgtctatccgggcaGTGacgatcaggaaggaacagatgccgcacccTGCTGAGGGCCTTCTGCCCCTACCTTtcagcaagtagggttagggtcagcacttggaccctaacaagtttggtgacatgtcaaaaatttggaaatgatggttacccttcagtttaatttgttgggatatttacatattgtaagtttgcacagtatgagagagaactctatctagctgtgctcaggcttgtttgttagcacttaaaccagttagcactcagaattgtcacattagtcatcTAGGGAATGGGAggtcactattgttgggtgactgttttcagttcatatttcacattgtaaaagtttaaagttctgcacttatctcacttttcattggttgttgtttgattgcactttgatagtttagaaggatgtgtgcccccccccccccccaaacatttgcactatgatggaccacaccaccccttactaagacaccatgtatagatatattgtacttttttcttaatttaattttttcttaatttttcttaatggttctctgtgtgctcaatgccatgctaggtctgctataatttttggaaggctgactggctaccgcttctaccttgttcactctgtcctcaccgccatgctgtgtcaggctgaatttaagggtggttcatgatatgctacctctgttttaatggttccctgtgttctcactgccatgctgtcaggctgagtttttgggtggtccatatgcctacctctgttttaaccaggctgttgcacagaattaggcataatggtgccattaggcagcctcagatgcatgcatacatgctgcccctgctgtttcctgtccatttctgttgtgtttccatcaatttccgAGGTTgataggttttcacacgaccttctctctactgaacttgagtctcctgcaaaaatgctcgagtctcccattgacttcaatggggttcgttactcaaaacgaccactcgagtattgggagatatttgtttcgagtaacaagcacccgtgcattttagtactcgctcatcactaataatcacaGATTCTAagataacgttgagttggttactacttgtaaatctgcagcaggtaatacagaaggtcTTTGATATACACTTGGTAAAGTTCCAATAAAAGACTTGAACATAGGACagccagatctgtaggataagtgcagtgtaggaggtaGTTGTGTCGATAGAGTTGGACAGAGGTACAGTAGCAGAGGAGGAGggtgtgagagtctcaacccaagtagtaatgttctctgccaggatgttggagcaTGAAAAAGAATACTCGTAGAAGAAGaacaacacctgtgcccgtgtattgacctttgctttcagtcttcacaccgccttatgcccactagcgttgaccgaaccgtactaataggtgacacaggacccagaccttgttacctgcgctgagcagaatgctgagggttccctgctgacacccacgctgcaagatggagttcataggcttactgcaacttttctCTGTCCGGAtaagttcctggctctgtggctctacaagttatactgtcctgctctgtgacttctccttgtccacggcatgggttaagGTTATCTGTTTACCACAGCATAGTGTTTTATGTGGGTACTTGTAAGAAGATTGGTGCCAAAATACTGTCCtatgtcctacccatgcggggcaatggctaagactgaactgtggggacctggcagagggccagagcCCGGACAAGaccgctgtggagagctatctagtctgcgtcctttctccacactgTCCCTAAcagaaagctcttgctcctcccccacccatggaaCTAACTTCCTCCACAGCGTGTATGGTGCGCTGCGATTGAGTCAACAGATGCAAtagaaggagagagaggagaggtgataggaaagaagaaagcagaaatcctactgcacaataaccctttgcgatcctttagctgtgcagcttccatatatacatacctaacacagcgacatctagtggtcaaattttagtactactttcaccataataagactacaaaaagtacagacttttgcgaaaggTGTATGCattagtaacacccctagtgcgACACcacaccacctctgtccatgtcaagaaccatccagagaaggagaggttttctatggggatttgctgctgctctggacagttcctgacatggacagaggtggcagcagagagcactgtgtcatactggaaagaatacaccacttcctgcaggacatacagcagctgataagtactcgaagactggacatttttttttaaatgaaagtaaattatcatttgcactttctggcaccagttaatctggaagacccttttttttttcgctgaactaccccttaaatAAACTACTGAGGTACTGGGGGCAATACTTGAGCCCTTGGTGTGCTGATATGGCTGCCCACTTGCTTATAGACCCCTGAAGCTACCCCTCCTCCATATTCAGTGCAGATGTGTATGACTAAAGGAGACCAGAATGAACGGTGTGATCTTAAGCCGGGTGTCAGAAGACGCCCCTAGTGAAGATGTAAGCCGAGGATGTGAGCGACAATCCATGACCATTCTCCATTCTATGTCATCTACACATGGGGGTGAATGGTGGTGGGAATCTGTCTGATGACAATGTATCCATGATCCAAGCGTCCAGCCTGCAGAAGGAGAATTTACAAGTTACAGAGAACATTTCACTGCCCTGGAGAGATCAGTTCTTAGATTTGCATCCCCATCCATTGTCCTGTCATTGTCACACGTCAGTGTGAGCCATCACCGCACGCCATCTCTAGACTTTCCATGAACGCCAGATCCTGGTGAGGAGGAAAAAGACTCGTCCCATCCACCATGACCATCCATCTCTACGTCATCTTGTTTGCCGCTCTAGGCTTCACATGCTGCATCACACTGAATTTCTCTGTGGTCCTTGTCTATGTCAGGGACTGGTGGAACAGCCGGAGGTTGTTGCCATTTGACCAGATCATGTCCAGCACAGCGGTCACCAATCTACTGCTGCAGTTCTCCATATTGTATGATGTCATTCTGTATTACAGTCGGCCATACATTGCCTTTTTCGATGTGGCGCATTTGTTTGATATCGCGGTGTTTTATTTCCTTCTTGAGCTTCATTTTTGGCAGACAGCTCTGCTCTCCATTTACTATTCTGCAAAGCTTGTGAACATCTCTCAACACTATCTGGTATGGCTGAAAACAAAAGTATTGTCCTGCCCGAGTCATCTTCTGCTGGCGTCAGTCGTCATTCTGCTAATCCTGGCTCTCCCTCTTTTCTGGACCATCCAGATAAGCAATGTAGAAAACCAGACTCAAGAAGTGGTCTCCATGGCCCACCCATACAACCTGTTTAGCATGGCCTTTGGCTGTTTTTTGCCCTTTACCGTGACCCTCACCTGCATCGGGCTGAATGTGAGGCTTCTTGTCAGCCATGTCTGGAGGATCAAGCAGAACATCTCTGGGTTTAGCTCCTGTCCTCAGATCCAAGCTCATGTCCGAGCATCGAGGACCATGATCCTGTGCGCTGCAGTCAACCTGTCCTTAATCTTTAATTCCATCAACTTGTTTCAGACCAAGATTTATATGGGAACCACGTTACATTTCATTTTCTGGTTCATTTTCATGGCTCATCCGACAATCCAGAATATTGTTCTGATCGGAGGAAACTCCAAGCTAAAAAATCGACTGCAGATAAAATGTTGATAATGAACTGGATGCATATCAATCTTGATGGACGGTGGTCTTCATGAGACGTCCACATCTTACACATCGACTGTGTCTTCTCTTTTGTGTTTTCTATTATGAAATAATGACAATCTGTCAATCTTCAGCCCAGATCTCCAGACTTGTAGCTCGTGTTATCCTCTTTTCCCTCCAGGTTCTGTATGTTTTAGTTACATGCTTCACTTGCTCGTTGCCCCTCTATAGAATTTCCCCCCAAGACCTGTCCCCATTGACTTTATCTGGTGGCATAATAACAGTCTCTGGCCTCTTGCTGTCCTTTAAAACAACCATTACAACACAACAGCCTCCAGTATCGGAGACCTTCAGAATCTACCAGAATTGTTCCTTTTTCTTGCAGACTTTGATTCCTACTACTGACATTTCCCCGACCTCTTTCGAATGTCTGGCCATTTATTCTCCACCTAGAATAAACCTCTCACCTCTGGTATAC belongs to Dendropsophus ebraccatus isolate aDenEbr1 chromosome 9, aDenEbr1.pat, whole genome shotgun sequence and includes:
- the LOC138801930 gene encoding taste receptor type 2 member 9-like, with translation MLHKLDSQETLRRQNTTRRQRLDICIFHPLRLHSFFPYELRPATQSHLLQTALIMVEVLEVIFLVYLVISWISGTILNSWIGIIYLQDWRRHRSAGICDQITFIMSSINVVLQFTLTMDGMFQVFRLYSKLSKDYYICVSIFMFFLCDISSWHTTWLAISYFLRLVSVSHPFFLRLRSCFPSSALPLLLASVLGSFLINLPFFFTTHVALLDFPTNESYTSMYTQKYHPSSILLHVVFSCCLPIIFTLPCIGLSVKSLLGHVWKMRQSSSQYSFSPQLQALVQAAGTMILRVVTELTFNLIMTAIISMSYEMPLTIVAILWFLVMIFPTVQSIILIMGSPRLRSRLLGHGEPSTM
- the LOC138801931 gene encoding taste receptor type 2 member 9-like, which codes for MTIHLYVILFAALGFTCCITLNFSVVLVYVRDWWNSRRLLPFDQIMSSTAVTNLLLQFSILYDVILYYSRPYIAFFDVAHLFDIAVFYFLLELHFWQTALLSIYYSAKLVNISQHYLVWLKTKVLSCPSHLLLASVVILLILALPLFWTIQISNVENQTQEVVSMAHPYNLFSMAFGCFLPFTVTLTCIGLNVRLLVSHVWRIKQNISGFSSCPQIQAHVRASRTMILCAAVNLSLIFNSINLFQTKIYMGTTLHFIFWFIFMAHPTIQNIVLIGGNSKLKNRLQIKC